A genomic stretch from Chitinophaga agri includes:
- a CDS encoding Ldh family oxidoreductase, with product MSQIFSYPALREFTREVFIKMGCPPQDAETASEVLLSADLRGIDSHGVARLSGYVRLWEAGRINATPHVRVVHETPSTAVVDGDAGLGLVVAPFAMKVAIEKAAAVGSGWVSVKNSNHFGIAGQHAMMALERDMIGMAMTNASPLVAPTFATERMLGTNPIAVAIPAKEQPAFVADFATTTAANGKLEILQRKNQEAPEGWIQDKEGHSSTNPHELKSGGALLPLGGDRDHGSHKGYCLGAIVDIFSAVLSGANYGPWAPPFVSFLPLAPDPVGQGLGHFLGAMRVDAFRPADEFKAHMDKWITRFRSATPVEGEQVLIPGDPEREMEKERITAGIPLLDPVVKDLQEVARKFKLDF from the coding sequence GTTGTTATCTGCAGACCTGAGAGGGATTGACTCTCATGGGGTGGCCCGCCTGAGTGGGTATGTACGCCTGTGGGAAGCCGGCAGGATCAATGCTACTCCCCATGTCAGGGTTGTACATGAGACGCCCAGCACGGCCGTTGTAGACGGCGATGCCGGGCTGGGGCTGGTAGTAGCGCCTTTCGCCATGAAAGTGGCCATCGAGAAAGCGGCTGCTGTTGGTAGTGGCTGGGTAAGTGTAAAGAACTCCAATCACTTCGGTATAGCTGGTCAGCATGCGATGATGGCCCTGGAAAGGGACATGATCGGTATGGCAATGACCAATGCCAGTCCGCTGGTAGCGCCCACCTTTGCCACAGAACGTATGCTGGGTACGAACCCGATCGCTGTGGCTATTCCGGCAAAGGAACAGCCGGCATTTGTAGCTGACTTTGCCACTACAACTGCTGCTAACGGTAAACTGGAAATACTCCAGCGTAAGAATCAGGAAGCACCTGAAGGCTGGATCCAGGACAAGGAAGGTCATTCCAGTACAAACCCGCACGAACTGAAATCCGGAGGCGCTTTACTGCCACTGGGGGGCGATCGTGACCATGGCAGCCATAAAGGGTATTGTCTGGGTGCGATTGTAGATATTTTCTCCGCTGTACTATCAGGAGCCAATTACGGTCCCTGGGCACCTCCTTTCGTGAGCTTCCTGCCATTGGCACCTGATCCGGTAGGGCAGGGACTGGGGCATTTCCTGGGGGCGATGCGGGTAGATGCTTTCCGTCCGGCTGATGAATTCAAAGCGCACATGGACAAGTGGATCACACGTTTCCGCAGCGCTACACCAGTTGAAGGAGAACAGGTACTGATACCAGGCGATCCGGAACGTGAAATGGAGAAAGAGCGGATAACGGCCGGCATCCCATTACTGGATCCTGTAGTGAAAGACCTGCAGGAAGTAGCCCGAAAATTCAAATTGGATTTTTAA
- a CDS encoding aspartate kinase yields MKILKFGGTSVGKPERMHAVASLVTADTAPKIVVLSALSGTTNALVEIGQSLSEGKKEQAKGQIDKLEAHYRTFCEDLVKQDETRAKASAVVDEHFEFLNIILKISFNEALNKDILAQGELLSTRLFSVYLEEAGVKSVLLSALDFMSIDEYEEPEIPKIKIKLGNLLEKNKGETIFVTQGYICRNSRGEIDNLKRGGSDYSASLIGAAIQASEVQIWTDIDGMHNNDPRVVKKTFPIEQLSFDEAAELAYFGAKILHPASIWPAQHFNIPVKLLNTMQPEARGTIITEMPNGDGVKAIAAKDGIIAIKIKSSRMLLAYGFLRKIFEVFEKFRVPIDMITTSEVAVSLTIENTPVLDQLLKELQPFGSVELDHHQTIVSIVGNEVAATPSILKKIFDALNEVPLRMISYGGSRHNISILIGGQHKEKTLQLLNKGLFNLG; encoded by the coding sequence ATGAAGATCTTAAAATTTGGTGGCACTTCCGTAGGTAAACCGGAACGTATGCATGCCGTGGCCAGTCTGGTAACTGCCGATACCGCGCCAAAAATCGTGGTATTATCCGCATTATCCGGTACCACTAACGCATTAGTGGAAATCGGACAATCCCTTTCTGAGGGTAAGAAGGAACAGGCAAAGGGCCAGATAGACAAGCTGGAAGCACATTACAGGACTTTTTGTGAGGACCTGGTCAAGCAGGACGAGACACGTGCCAAGGCGAGTGCTGTTGTTGACGAGCATTTCGAGTTCCTGAACATCATTCTTAAGATATCTTTCAACGAAGCGCTGAATAAGGATATACTGGCGCAGGGTGAGTTATTGTCAACCCGCCTGTTCAGTGTATACCTGGAAGAAGCTGGCGTCAAGTCTGTACTGTTGTCCGCATTGGACTTCATGAGTATCGACGAATACGAAGAGCCTGAAATCCCTAAGATCAAGATCAAGCTGGGTAACCTGCTCGAGAAAAATAAAGGAGAGACCATCTTCGTTACACAGGGTTATATCTGCCGTAACTCCAGAGGTGAGATCGACAACCTGAAACGTGGTGGTAGCGACTATTCTGCATCCCTGATCGGCGCTGCCATCCAGGCGTCAGAAGTACAGATCTGGACGGATATTGATGGTATGCACAACAATGATCCGAGAGTGGTGAAAAAGACCTTCCCGATCGAGCAACTGTCTTTCGACGAAGCAGCTGAACTGGCTTATTTCGGTGCGAAGATCCTCCATCCTGCATCTATCTGGCCTGCACAGCATTTCAACATCCCGGTGAAACTGCTGAATACCATGCAGCCGGAAGCAAGAGGTACCATCATCACTGAAATGCCAAACGGCGACGGTGTAAAGGCTATTGCTGCCAAAGACGGTATCATCGCTATCAAGATCAAATCCAGCCGCATGCTGCTGGCTTACGGTTTCCTCCGTAAGATATTTGAAGTGTTTGAAAAGTTCCGTGTGCCTATCGACATGATCACTACTTCTGAAGTAGCGGTGTCCCTGACAATAGAGAATACACCTGTGCTGGACCAGCTGCTGAAAGAACTGCAGCCATTCGGTTCTGTTGAACTGGATCATCACCAGACGATCGTTTCTATCGTAGGTAACGAGGTGGCAGCGACTCCTTCCATTCTGAAGAAGATCTTCGATGCACTGAACGAAGTGCCATTGCGGATGATCTCCTATGGTGGCAGCCGCCATAACATCTCCATCCTGATCGGTGGACAACACAAAGAGAAAACTTTACAACTGCTGAACAAAGGTTTGTTCAACCTGGGTTAG